GGATAGTTCATGAAAAAATGGTTGCTTATACTTGTTGCATGTATCATGATAGTTACCGCTGGTTGTTCAATGGAACCACCAGAATGGGCAAAGGATTCTAGCGATAAAAGTCGAACTAAAACTATTAAAGTTGGATTTTCTGTTTCAACTTTAAATAATCCATTTTTCGTCACGTTGAAAAAAGGTGCAGAAAAAAGAGCGAAAGATAGCGGCATTGAGTTGATTGCTGTTGATGCGCAAAATGATGCAGCGAAGCAAACAAACGATGTTGAAGATTTAATTCAAAAAGGTGTCGATGTAGTTGTTATTAATCCAACCGATTCAGATGCTGTTGCTTCAGCAGTGAGTGCAGCAAATGCAGCGAATGTTCCTGTTATTACAGTAGACCGAGTTGCAAATTCAGGTAAAGTTGTTTCTCATATCGCTTCAAATAATGTAGAAGGTGGTCAGATGGCTAGTGACTACATTCGTGAATTAGTTGGCGAAGGAGCAAACGTTGCTGAGTTAGAAGGAATCCCTGGATCCTCTGCTGCTCGTGAACGTGGGAAAGGATTCCATAAAGTAGCTGATAAGTCTTTAAAAGTAGTAGCAAAACAGGCAGCTGATTTTGACCGTGCGAAAGGGTTATCCGTTATGGAAAATATTTTGCAAGCGAATAGCGATATAAAAGCAGTATTTGCTCATAACGATGAAATGGCATTAGGTGCGCTTGAGGCATTAAAATCGGCTGGTAAAACAGATGTGGTAGTTGTTGGATTTGATGCAACAGACGAT
The DNA window shown above is from Bacillus clarus and carries:
- the rbsB gene encoding ribose ABC transporter substrate-binding protein RbsB, which translates into the protein MKKWLLILVACIMIVTAGCSMEPPEWAKDSSDKSRTKTIKVGFSVSTLNNPFFVTLKKGAEKRAKDSGIELIAVDAQNDAAKQTNDVEDLIQKGVDVVVINPTDSDAVASAVSAANAANVPVITVDRVANSGKVVSHIASNNVEGGQMASDYIRELVGEGANVAELEGIPGSSAARERGKGFHKVADKSLKVVAKQAADFDRAKGLSVMENILQANSDIKAVFAHNDEMALGALEALKSAGKTDVVVVGFDATDDAVKAVNDGRMAATVAQKPELIGEKAMETAKEIHQGKKVDKFIPIELELIKKK